A stretch of DNA from Streptomyces gobiensis:
AGGCCGCCGTCGCCCTGGGCACGGAGCGAGGCGACAAGCTGGGCGACGACCGCGCCGACCGGCAGAGCGGCACCGACATTGCGGGCGGCGTCGGTGACGATGCCCATGTCCTTGTGGTGCAGGTCGATCCGGAAGCCCGGCTTGAAGTCCCGCTTCTTGAAGTTCTGCTTCTTGCGGTCCAGGACCGTGGAACCGGCCAGACCGCCCGCGAGCACATCCAGCGCGGCGTCCAGATCGACCCCGGACTTCTCCAGGAAGACCACGGCCTCGGCGCAGGCCTGGATATTGACCGCGACGATCAGCTGGTTGGCGGCCTTCACCGTCTGGCCGGCGCCATGCGGGCCGCAGAGAATGATGGTCTTGCCCAGCGCCTCGAAGATCGGCTTCACCCGGTCGAAGTCGGCCTGCGTGCCGCCGACCATGATGGACAGAACGGCCTCGATGGCACCCGCCTCACCGCCGGAGACCGGGGCGTCCAGGACCTTGAGGTCCTTGCCCGCCTGGGCGGCGGCCTCAGCCACCGCGATGGAGGTCTGCGGGGTGATGGAGGACATGTCGATGATCGTGGCGCCCTGCCTGGCGTTGGCGATCACACCGTCCTCGGACAGGATGACGGCCTTCACGTGCGGGTCGGCCGGGACCATGGTGATCACGACATCGGCGTCCTTGACCGCCTCGGCGATCGAGGAGGCCGCGGTGCCGCCGTTCTTGGCGAGGCGGTCAAGCTTGTCCTGCTCCAGGGTGTAGCCGGTGACCGAGTAGCCAGCCTTGATCAGGTTCTCGGCCATCGGGGAGCCCATGATGCCCAGGCCCACCCAGGCGATCTTCGGAAGTGCTGTGTTGCTCATGAGGTGCCTTTCAGCGGTTTGCGTGCGGGGAGAAGTCAGTGCTGGGCGGCGCGCAGCGGGGCCGGAAGCCACTCGAAGGCGCTCGCGCTCGGCTTGTCACCGGGCTTGTACTCAAGACCGGTCCAGCCGTCGTAACCGGCCTTCTTCAGCCGGTCGAGCAGGTCGGTGAAGTCGAGGTCACCGGTGCCGGGGGCGCCACGGCCGGGGTTGTCCGCGATCTGCACATGGCCGGTCTTGCCGGTGTACTTCTCGATGACCTCGTGGAGGTCCTCGCCGTTCATGGACAGGTGGTAGAGATCCATCAGGAACTTGGCGTTCCCAAGGCCGGTAGCGGCATTGACCTTGTCCACCACATCTACGGCCGACGGAGCGCTGACCAGCGGGTACAGCGGCGACTCCGGGGCATTGAGCGCCTCGATCAAGAGGATCGCGCCGACCCGGTCGGCGGCGCGGGCGGCCAGCGTCAGATTCTCCAGCGCCAGCTCGTCCTGGACGGCGGGGTCCACGCCGTCGACCCGGTTGCCATAGAGCGCGTTGAGCGCCTTGCAGCCCACCGAAGCGGCGAAGTCGGCGGCGACATCGATGTTGGCCCGGAACTTCTCCGACTCCTCGCCGGGGATGGACAGCGCACCACGGTCCGGGCCCGGCAGCTGTCCCGCGTAGAAGTTCAGCCCGGTGAGCTGGGTGCCCGCGTCCTCCAGGGCGCTGCGCAGCGCGTCGAGTTCGGCCTGCTCGGGGACGGGGGCATCGACCCATGGCCACCACAGCTCCACCGCGTTGAAGCCGACCGCGGCGGCAGCCGCCGGGCGCTCCAGGAGCGGGAGCTCGGTGAAAAGGATCGAGAGGTTCACATTGAAGCGCGTATCCGTGAAGCCCATGAGGGGTGTGCGCTCCTTCCGTATCGCGGAAGTTATTTTCTATCTTGTGGAAGAGTGCCGCCGACCTCGGGAGGCTGTCAAGAGGAGAATCCGAATTGGCCTGATTTGCCATGGTCGCGTGTGGATTCGAGGGGGTGGCTCGAATGGCGCGGCAGGGTAATTTGAGGTCGTGCGATTGAAAGTGGAGTTCACGACCGAGCCGTTCGATCTTGACGAGGCGCCGCACCATGCGGTGGTGGCTCGCGAGATCGTGCAGGCCGCTGACCTGGATGCCGTCGACGTCGGCCCCTTCGGCAATACGGCCGAGGGGGCCGCGGAAGATGTGCTTGCCGTAGTGAACGCGATGCTACGTCGAACGCTTGAGGCTGGGGCCACTCGTGTGTCATTGCAGGTGAATTTGGTCGAATCAGACGACCAGGCGGTGGGTGACGCATGAGTAGCTTGGGCGAACACCCATTCATTACGGCCGTGAAGCCACTGGTTGACGCCATGGGCGGTGAGATGATCGCCCCGGAGCAGGCCGAGGGGGACGATGTGGTCCTCGCCTGGGAGGGCGAGGATGTGCTGGCCGTACGGCTGCCGAATCTGTCGGACTCGCTGGATCATCTCCTGGCCGACCTGGAGCGCAGGCACGGTAAGCCGCTGTCGGAGCTCGACCGCAGGACCAAGCAGTCCGTGGTCCGGATCCTTGAGACGCGTGGCGCGTTCACTGTCCGTCATGGCGTCGAGACGGTCGCGAGCGCGCTCGGCGTCAGCCGGTTCACCGTCTACAACTACCTGAACAGGGAAAACGGCTCCAAGCCCCCCAGCTAGGCCCCCGGGCCTGGCTTTTCCCCAACCCCGCCCCGGCGGGGCGCCCTGCCGCGGGGCGGCCCGGAGCGCCGGGGCTGGGGTGGGTGGTGGGTTGCGTAGAGGGGTGGACGCAGCCGCGAACCCCGAGGTGTTGTGGGCACTCGCAGCCCCGCGAGGGGCGTGGGCCCGCCCTGCTACGCAACCACCCACCCACACCAGCCACAACGCTCCGGCCAGCCCCGGGGCGGAGCTCGCGACGCTTGGTGGGCACAACCCGGCCACCGTCCGCACCCGGCCACCCCGGGGCCCCGGGGCGCGAGCCCCGGTTACGGGAAGGGGCGGGAATTGGGGAGCCCCACCCACGGCACCCCGCCGCCGCGGGCGAAGCCCCGTCACGCGGCGGAGCCGCGTGACGGGGCAGCCGGGAAGGGGCTTTGGCTTTGCGCGGGGCCAGGGTCGGCACCGGGCGGCCCGGTGAGCCCGCGCTGATGGCCGGGGTTCCCGGGGCGGAGCCCTGCCGTGTGGGGGAGCCGCAGGTCGGGTGGAGGCGGATGCGGAGCGTGGCCGGTAGGTTACTTCCGACGCGAGTTTCAACAAAGTGTTGACGCCGGGTGGCCAGCAGGTTTAGCTATTGACCTAGCCCGAACCGCACCATGGCCCCGGAGGTCCCGTGACTTCGAGTTCGACACCGGGTCTGACCTGGTTCAACACCGCCGAGGAGAGCGCCGCCCGGGCGGCGCTTCACGAGGTGTGTGCCTCGACGGCCTGGGGGAGCAAGCTGCTCGCCCAGCGCCCCTACCCCAACGTGGCGGCCCTGTTCACCGCGAGCGACGCCGGTATGGCCGAGCTCACCGCGGCGGACCTGGCCGAGGCGATGGCGGGGCACCCGCCGATCGGCCGGCCGAAGCCAGGCGACCCGACCTCATCCCGCGAGCAGCGGGGGATGGCCGGAGCCTCCGAGGAGCTCAAGGCGGAGATGCTCGAGCTCAACCTGGCCTACCAGGACAAGTTCGGCCATGTCTTCCTGATCTGTGCCACGGGCCTCACCGGAGAGCAGATGCGGGACGCGGTGCGGACCCGTCTTGAGAACACTCCGGAGCAGGAGCGGGAGAACGTCCGCACCGAGCTGGTGAAGATCAACCGCATCCGGCTGACCCGCCTCGTAGCAGAAGGAGCCTGAGTCGTGAGCAGTGCGACGACCGCCGCCAGGAGTTCCGTGTCCACGCACATCCTGGACACCAGTGTCGGCCGCCCCGCCGGGGGTGTTGCCGTCCAGCTGTCCGTCCGCAGTGGTGGCGAGGGCGAATGGGCCGCGCACGGCGCGTCGAAGACCGACGCGGACGGGCGCTGCAAGGACCTTCCGGACCTGCCGGAGGGCACCACACACGTACGGCTCTTCTTCGACGTCGAGCCGTACTTCACCGACAAGCAAGCCGAGGAACAGCAGGACGCCCCCCGCGTAAGGGACAGCGGTGTCTTTTTCCCCGAGGTGGCGATCGTCTTCGCCGTGACCCCGGGTGAGCACTACCACGTACCGCTGCTGCTCAACCCGTTCGGCTACTCCGTGTACCGAGGGAGCTGACACCCGAAATGCCCACGATTCTCGGCCAGAACCAGTACGGCAAGGCGGAAAACCGCGTCGTCAAAATCGTCCGCGACGGCGATACGCACCACATCAAGGACCTGAACGTCTCCGTCGCCCTCTCCGGCGACATGGACGAGGTGCACTACTCCGGCTCCAACGCCAATGTGCTGCCGACCGACACCACCAAGAACACCGTGTACGCCTTCGCCAAGGAGCACGGCATCGAGTCGGCCGAACAGTTCGGCATCCATCTGGCCCGGCACTTCGTCGAGTCCCAGGAGCCGATCAAGCAGGCCCGGATACGGGTCGAGGAGTACACCTGGGAGCGGATCGAGACCTCCGACTCCAAGAAAACGCCGTTCATCGGCGCCGACGAGGTCAAGCACTCCTTCGTCCGCAAGGGCCAGGAGACCCGCACCGCACAGATCACCTACGACGGTGAGACCTGGCAGGTCTTCTCCGGTCTGAAGGACCTCACGGTGATGAACTCCACCAACTCGGAGTTCTGGGGCTACGTCAAGGACAAGTACACCACCCTCAAGGAGGCGTACGACCGCATCCTCGCCACCGAGGTGACCTCCGTATGGCGGCACAACTGGACCAGCGACGACCAGCGGATGCCCAACTGGGAGCGCTCCTACGCGCAGACGAAGCGGCACATGCTGGACGCCTTCGTCGAGACCTACTCGCTGTCGCTGCAGCAGACCCTGTACCAGATGGGCGCGCGAGTGATCAACAGCCGCGGTGAGATCGATGAGATCCGCTTCTCGCTGCCCAACAAGCACCACTTCCTGGTGGACCTCGAGCCGTTCGGACTGAAGAACGATAATGAGGTCTACTTCGCGGCGGACCGTCCGTACGGCCTCATCGAAGCCACCATTCTGCGCGACGGTGTCGAGCCGCAGATCCCGGTCGACATGACCAACCTGTAGGACAGCTACGGGACCCCTGACGCGCGCGCCGGCGTCATCACCCGGGGGTAGAGCGGGGGCATCTGCGCAACACGCACCGCGGACTCGGTCGGCCCCCGCTCGACCCCCGGGTCCGCACCTCCGGATGGAAGCACGAGGTAGATCCCATGGCTGGTACAGCAGCACAGCGCATCGTGATCGAGAACTGCGCGATCGCCACCGTGGACGCGAATGACACCGAATACGCCTCGGGTCATGTCGTCATCGCCGACAACGTCATCGAGTCGGTGGGCGCCGGCGCCGCTCCCGCCAACCTGGAAAACGTGGTCCGCCGGATCGATGGCACCGGCCATCTGGTCACCCCGGGCCTGGTCAACACCCACCACCACTTCTACCAGTGGATCACCCGTGGCCTGGCGCAGAACTCCAACCTCTTCAACTGGCTGGTGGCGCTGTACCCCACCTGGTCACGTATCGACGAGCAGATGGTGTACGCGGCCGCCCAGGGCTCACTGGCCATGATGGCCCGCGGCGGTGTCACCACCGCCATGGACCACCACTATGTCTTCCCGCGCGGCGCCGGTGACCTGCTGGGCGCCGAGATCCGCGCCGCGGCGGAGCTGGGGGTGCGCTTCACCGCCGCCCGCGGCTCCATGGACCTGGGCACGTCGGACGGCGGCCTGCCCCCGGACTTCGCCGTCGAGACCACCGAGGGCGCGCTCCTGGCCACCGAGGAGGCCGTCGACAAGCACCACGACGCGTCCTTCGGGTCGATGCTGCATATCGCGGTCGCCCCCTGCTCACCCTTCTCCGTCTCCACCGAGCTGCTGCGTGAGGGTGCCAAGCTCGCCCGTCGTAGGGGCGTCAGGCTGCACACGCACGGCTCGGAGACCGTGGAGGAGGAGAAGTTCTGCCACGAGCTCTTCGGCATGGGCCCGACCGACTACTTCGAGTCGACCGGCTGGCTCGGTGAGGACGTATGGATGGCGCACTGCGTCCATATGAACGACTCCGACATCGAGGCCTTCGCCCGTACCAGCACCGGTGTCGCCCACTGCCCCTCCTCCAACGCCCGCCTCGCCGCCGGAATCGCCCGGGTCCCGGACATGCTCGCTGCCGGCGTCCCGGTCGGCCTGGGCGTTGACGGCACGGCCTCCAATGAGTCCGGGGAACTGCACACCGAGCTGCGCAACGCCCTGCTCATCAACCGCCTCGGCGCACACAAGGAGAACGCGCTCAACGCCCGCCAGGCGCTGCGACTGGGCACCTTCGGCGGTGCGCAGGTGCTGGGCCGGGCCAGCGAGATCGGCTCCCTTGAGGCGGGCAAGCTCGCCGACCTGGTGCTGTGGAAGCTCGACGGCATCGGCCACTCCTCGATCGCCGACCCGGTCGCCGCGCTGGTCTTCGGCGCCGCCGCCCCGGTCACCCTGTCGCTCATCAACGGCAGGCCAGTCGTCGAGGACAGCCGTCTGACGACCGTTGACGAGGACGCCATCGCCCGCAGCACCCGGGACGAGGCCCAGCGTCTGGCCCGTATCGCCGCCGACGCGAACTGACCCCACAAGCTCCGGCCGGGAGGGACGGCTCCCGGCCGGTGGTTCAGGACCCGAGCGGGGTCCTGAACGACTGGCCGAAGCGGGGGCGTGACCTAAGAATTACGCCCCCGCTTCGGTATTCGGTCACCCGTCCTCCCCACCCCCCGCGCACTGCCTGACACCCGCACTGCCTGACACCCGCACCACCTGGCACCACCGCACAACCTCCCTGAAACCCTCGTGCCCCGTTCCTATGGCGGCGCAGTAACCGACAGGAGGTCCTCAGTGGCCGCAGAGCCCGGGATCAGCAACAACGGCGCCAAGCATCCGGTCGACGAAACCCTCCCCCCACTAAAAATGATCACCAGCGGGCTGCAGCATGTGGCCGCGATGTACGCGGGTGTGGTTGCCGTACCGCTGGTGATCGGCGCGGCAGCCAATCTCAGCCCGGCCGATACCACCTTGCTGATGGGCGCCAGCCTCTTTACTGCCGGTATAGCCACCCTGCTTCAGACGCTGGGCATCTGGAAGATCGGAGCCCGGCTGCCCTTTGTCAACGGTGTGTCATTCGTCGGCGTCGCGGCGATGATCGCGATCATCGCCGCCGAGGGCGGCGGCACCGGCCTGCCGGTCATCTTTGGCGCGGTGATCGTCGCAGGTCTCTTCGGCTTTCTCATCAGCCCGTGGTTCTGCAAGCTGGTGCGCTTCTTCCCACCGGTGGTCACCGGCAGCGTCATCACGCTGATCGGTATATCCCTGCTGCCGGTGGCCTTTGGCTGGGTCAGCGATGGCGGCGGCAGCGGGGAGGGCGCTCCCGCCCGGAACATCGCGCTGGCAGGCATCACCTTGGTGGTGACCCTGGTGCTGAACCGGTTCACCCGGGGCTTTGTGCGGTCCATCGCGATCCTGCTCGGCCTCACCGCCGGCACCCTGGCGGCGATTCCCTTCGGGATGACCGACTTCGCCAGACTCGGCGACGCCGAACTGTTCGCCTTCCCCGCGCCGTTCCACTTCGGCGCACCGGTGTTCTCCATCGCGCCGGTCATCTCCATGTGCATCGTGATGCTGGTCATCATGACCGAGTCGACGGCCGACATGATCGCGCTGGGCAAGGTCGTCGACAAGCCGGTAGATGAGAAGACGCTCGCGGCTGGGCTCCGCGCCGACACGCTGGGCAGCGCCATCGCCCCGGTCTTCAACGGCTTCGCCGCCACCGCCTTCTCACAGAACGTCGGCCTGGTCGCGATCTCCAAGGTGCGCAGCCGCTTTGTGGTCGCGGTCGGCGGCGGCATCCTCATTCTGCTCGGGCTCAGCCCGATCGCCGCGGCACTGGTCGCCGCCGTGCCACTGCCGGTCCTCGGCGGGGTGGGCATCGTCCTCTTCGGCACCATCGCGGTGAGCGGCATCCAGACCCTGGTGCAGAGTGATCTGAGCAAGACCGGAAACGCCCTGATCGTCGCGGTGACGCTCGGCGTGGGCCTGGCTCCGGAGATGGCCCATGGCTTCTACGGCCAGTTCCCGGACAGCGTCACCATCATCCTGGACTCCGGTGTCAGCACCGGCTGCTTCCTGGCCGTCCTGCTGAACCTGGTCTTCAACCACCTCGGCCAGCGGCGCGACGGCGGCACACGGGTTCCCCGGCAGCGCACCGGGAAGTCCACCATCGTCGACCCTCACTGATACACGGGCCGTCAACGCCCACAGCGCGTCCCCGCCAGGGGCGTTGCGGCGCCCGCGCGTCCCTGGCACGGTGAGGGGGTGAAGCGATCATTCCGCCTCCCGGACACCCTGCTGGCCATGGACCGTGATGTGTACGGCTCCCTCCTGGCGGACGGGGCGCTGGACCGGCTGAGCGGTGTCGCGGCGGTGGACACCGCGCTGCTCATCACCGACTTCGAGGACCCCGCTCACACCACCGCGCTGGCCTCGGCGGAAGTCCTCTTCACACACTGGGGCTGCCCTCCCCTGACCGGCCCCGCACTCCAGCGGATGCCCAGGCTACGGGCCGTGGTGCACGCGGCCGGATCGGTCAAGCAGCACATCACCGACGCCGTGTGGCAGCGCGGGATCGTGGTGTCGACCGCGGCCCAGGCCAACGCCCAGCCGGTAGCCGAGTACACGCTGGCCGCCATCCTGTTCGCCAATAAGCGGGTGCTGGAGAGCGCACAGTCATACCGCACGCTACGGAATGGGACCGCACCGCTGAAGTCCGCCACCGGCCTGGGCAACTACCAGCGCACGGTGGGCATCGTGGGGGCCTCGCGCATCGGACGTCTGGTGATCGAGCTGCTGCGGCCCTTCGATCTGACGGTGCTGGTGTACGACCCCCATCTGGACCCGGAGGAGGCCAGGGAGCTGGGGGCCGAGACGGTCGGACTCGATGAACTGACCCGCCGGGGCGATGTGGTGAGCCTGCACGCCCCCCAGCTCCCGCAGACCCACCAGATGTTCGGCCGCCGTCGGCTGGGGCTGCTGGGGGATGGCGCCACGCTGATCAACACCGCCCGGGGCACGCTGGTCGACACCGAGGCACTCACCCGGGAGCTGGTCTCCGGCCGGATTTATGCCGTCATCGATGTCACGGACCCGGAGGTCCTGCCCGCCGACTCACCGCTGTACGACCTGCCCAATGTGCTGCTCACCCCGCATATCGCCGGTTCGCTCGGACATGAGCTGGGCCGGATGGCGGACGCGGCCATCGCCGAACTGGCACGTTACGCTCGCGGGCTGCCCTTCCGGCACGCCGTCGATCCGGGCACCCTCACCCGCTCGGCCTGAACAACCCGTTCAGCCAAGCTGGACCGTGATCCGCTGGGTGGCTCCCATCGCGCCACTGAGACCGCCGAAGGCAAGGGTCAGGGACGAACCGGTGGTGGCACCGGTGACCGTGGGCGGTCTGGCGAGTACCGCGCCGATGGCACGGTCCCAGCTGACCGTCAGACCGCTCCGCGCCCGTATGGGGTCCGATACGCAGATCACCGCCGTGCCGTCGGCGTTCTCACGGATCAGCACCGAGCAGGGCGCGCTCGCGGTGATCCCGCCGACGGCGCCCCCGGACCAGAAGTTGACGGTGGTGAAGCCGAGCGAGGGCACCTGCGCGCCCTGCTGATCGCCGGTGTTGCTGAGAATCCGCAGCCAGCCCGTGTCGGCGGCGCGGGCCGAGGTCTGGGCCCGGTTGGCGCCGGGCAGCACCAGATAGGCGTAGCGGGCATGGGACGGGTCGGTGCCGTGATCGAACCACAGCGTCAGATAGCGGCGGCTGATGGCGGTGGTGGTGCCGCCCCGGTTGACAGCGCGCCAGGAACCGGTGCGCTGCTCACGCAGCGCCTCGACGGTGGCGCCGCCGGGGAACACATAGCCGACGGTGCCGCCGAAGCCGCCGATATGGGCCCAGCCCGCGTTGCTCAGTGTGCCGGACCAGGGGAGGCTGACCGGCTGGGCCGCGCCGTCGACAACCAGAGGAGGAGAGCCGGTGGCGCCGAGGTTACGGTTCTCCACGATGGACTCGACGGCCGTACCGTCCTGGCAGGTGATGCCCGCGCCAAGGCAGACGATCGCGTCGTCCAGACAGAACCAGGACTTCTTCGCCATGAGGGTGCTGGACACCCCTCTGACATGCTGGCCCAGGGCGGCGTGCCGCCCATCGGTGGTCCCACCCACCCAGCTCACATCGGGCAGTGCTGTGCCCCACGCACCGCCCTCACCGTCGGCGAGGGTCTTACGGGAGACGGTGATGCCCGGCAGCCGGTAGGGATCGACGGTGGGCCAGAAGGCGTCGCTGTACTGGTCGTTGCCGAACGTGTCGCCCCACCAGTAGAGCATTCCATTGCCGGTGTGCCAGCCCCGCAGATTCTCGCCGTTGCCCACCTCATAGTGGGCGATGCGCCGCGAGGCCATGCTGATCGAGGCCGCCCACCCCGGGCGCCGGTGGGTGGCCCGGTCCATCGCGGCGAACAGCCGGTGTCCGGTCGGCTCAGCTACGGGCCGCACGGTGCTGTCGTCGTCGATCTCCTTGAGCAGGGTGAGCTGGTGCACGCCCAGGGTGCGGTCCGCCAGCACCGGGCGACAGCGGTCCCGCCGTATCCAGCCCTTGATCAGGCCCCGCCAGCGCTCGCGCTCGGCGCTGCTGGCCGCGCCCGCCAGCAGCGCGATGGAGGCGATGATGGCGTGCCCGCGCACATGATCGTCCTGCTGGACCTGGCGCGGATCGCCGGCCGACAGCCCCCGGCTGATGGCCCGCCCGGAAACCCCGTCCATGACCAGACCGTTGTACAGAAAGGGCGCCCAGGCGCCCTCGACCGCGTCAAACACGATCTGCCGGTTGGGGTCGGTGACCTCCCAGTCGGAACCGGCGAGCAGGGAGAAGAGCATGCCCAGACCGCCGAGCAGGACGGAGCCATAGGTACCGGTGTACGGCACGGTGGTGTGCTGGATGAAGGAGCCGTCGGCGTAGAGCCCATCGCCTTCGGCGACATACGGGAAGACCGGCGAGAGGGCGTCACGGGCCAGCGCCACCTTCGCCGCCCGGCCGCCGACGATGCCGCGCAGAGCCAGCACCCGGCAGAGATCCACCCGGTTCGCGCCGGTGCTGGTGCCGCTGTACTCCGCGACGGCCGAGTCCGGCACATAGTGGTCAACGGCCCGGCAATAGTCGCCGATCTGAGTGCCCGACAGCTCACCGTGCAGCAGGACACAGCTGTCCAGCAGTGCCTGGGGCGCGCCGATCTGCCAGTTCCACCAGTTGCCGAAACGCTGCTGATTCTCGTTGTAGACCTGCTGATACAGCTGGTCGAGGCCGCTGAGCAGATCCGCCCTGAGCCCCGCGTCACCGGTCAGCCCGGTGCCCGGCTGTGCGTACGCCAACGCCATGGTACGCAGCCGGACATAGCTGTTGTTCATGTTCTGGGAGTAGCCGAAGGACTCCGGGCCCGTGCTGGGGTGAGGGTCGGCGAAGACCAGATCCGGCCAGAGCGACCCAGCGGACGGAGTTATCCGCTGACGGAACCTGCCTGCCTCCTGCCCGATGGCGGCCAGCTCGCTCCTGAACGGCTCGGTGGTGGGGCTGAAGCCGGTACCGAGCACCAGCTCGCACCACCTGTCACGCAGCGCGGAGAACCTATCGGCCGCCGAGGCCGCGGTGGCAAGAGCGTGAGCGAGGGTGGTGCCGCCGGCCGCATGAAGGAAGCCGCGACGGGACCAAGAGGTCGTCATGGGGTCTCCGAGCCGAGTAGGGAGATTGACGTACCCGCATGAACGGCATAGAACACCTTGAACTGGACGTCCGGCAAGCGGACGCCACGCAAGCCAAAAGCCAAAAACTAAAAGCCAGAAGCCAGAAGCCAGAAGCCCGAAAGGCCCCGGGCCGCGTGAGGTGCAGCGGTCCGGGGCCTTGGGTTCTACGGCTGGGCGTCAGTCCAGCAGCTCGTACGCGGGCAGGGTGAGGAAGTCCGCGTAGTCCTCATCGAGCGAGACCCGCAGCAGCAGATCGTGGGCCTGCTGCCACTTGCCCGCGGCGAAGGCCTCCTCACCCAGCTCCGCGCGGATGCTCGTCAGCTCCCGTGCGGCCACCTCACGGACGAGACCGGCGGTGGCCTGCTGTCCGTTCTCAAAGACCACACCGGCGTTGACCCACTGCCAGATCTGGGAGCGGGAGATCTCCGCGGTGGCGGCGTCCTCCATCAGACCGAAGATGGCGACGGCGCCCAGGCCACGCAGCCAGGCCTCGATATAGCGGGTGCCGACCTGCACCGCGTCGACCAGGCCCTGATAGGTGGGCTTGGCGTCCAGCGAATCGATCGCGATCAGATCGGCGGCCGAGACCTGGACGTCCTCGCGCAGCCGGTCCTTCTGATGGGGCTTGTCGCCCAGCACCGCGTCAAAGGAGGCTCGGGCGATGGGCACCAGATCCGGGTGGGCGACCCAGGAGCCGTCGAAGCCGTCCCGGGCCTCTCGGTCCTTGTCGTTCTTCACCTTCTCCAGGGCCTTCTCATTGGCCTCCGGGTCCCGGCGGTTGGGGATGAAGGCGGCCATGCCGCCAATGGCGTGGGCGCCCCGCTTGTGGCACGTACGGACCAGCAGCTCGGTGTAGGCGCGCATGAACGGGGCGGTCATGGTCACCGCGTTACGGTCCGGGAGGACGAACTTCGGACCGCCGTCACGGAAGTTCTTGACGATGGAGAAGAGGTAGTCCCAGCGGCCCGCGTTGAGGCCGGAGGCGTGCTCGCGCAGCTCGTAGAGGATTTCCTCCATCTCGTACGCGGCTGTGATCGTCTCGATGAGCACGGTGGCGCGGATGGTGCCCTGTGGGATGCCGGCATAGTCCTGGGCGAAGACAAAGATGTCGTTCCAGAGCCGGGCCTCCAGATGCGACTCCGTCTTCGGGAGGTAGAAGTACGGGCCCTTGCCGAGGTCGATCAGGCGCTGGGCGTTGTGGAAG
This window harbors:
- a CDS encoding 2-hydroxy-3-oxopropionate reductase, with the protein product MSNTALPKIAWVGLGIMGSPMAENLIKAGYSVTGYTLEQDKLDRLAKNGGTAASSIAEAVKDADVVITMVPADPHVKAVILSEDGVIANARQGATIIDMSSITPQTSIAVAEAAAQAGKDLKVLDAPVSGGEAGAIEAVLSIMVGGTQADFDRVKPIFEALGKTIILCGPHGAGQTVKAANQLIVAVNIQACAEAVVFLEKSGVDLDAALDVLAGGLAGSTVLDRKKQNFKKRDFKPGFRIDLHHKDMGIVTDAARNVGAALPVGAVVAQLVASLRAQGDGGLDHSALLRAVERLSGSNING
- a CDS encoding TIM barrel protein, with the translated sequence MGFTDTRFNVNLSILFTELPLLERPAAAAAVGFNAVELWWPWVDAPVPEQAELDALRSALEDAGTQLTGLNFYAGQLPGPDRGALSIPGEESEKFRANIDVAADFAASVGCKALNALYGNRVDGVDPAVQDELALENLTLAARAADRVGAILLIEALNAPESPLYPLVSAPSAVDVVDKVNAATGLGNAKFLMDLYHLSMNGEDLHEVIEKYTGKTGHVQIADNPGRGAPGTGDLDFTDLLDRLKKAGYDGWTGLEYKPGDKPSASAFEWLPAPLRAAQH
- a CDS encoding thiamine-binding protein, producing MRLKVEFTTEPFDLDEAPHHAVVAREIVQAADLDAVDVGPFGNTAEGAAEDVLAVVNAMLRRTLEAGATRVSLQVNLVESDDQAVGDA
- a CDS encoding helix-turn-helix domain-containing protein encodes the protein MSSLGEHPFITAVKPLVDAMGGEMIAPEQAEGDDVVLAWEGEDVLAVRLPNLSDSLDHLLADLERRHGKPLSELDRRTKQSVVRILETRGAFTVRHGVETVASALGVSRFTVYNYLNRENGSKPPS
- the uraD gene encoding 2-oxo-4-hydroxy-4-carboxy-5-ureidoimidazoline decarboxylase gives rise to the protein MTSSSTPGLTWFNTAEESAARAALHEVCASTAWGSKLLAQRPYPNVAALFTASDAGMAELTAADLAEAMAGHPPIGRPKPGDPTSSREQRGMAGASEELKAEMLELNLAYQDKFGHVFLICATGLTGEQMRDAVRTRLENTPEQERENVRTELVKINRIRLTRLVAEGA
- the uraH gene encoding hydroxyisourate hydrolase; translated protein: MSSATTAARSSVSTHILDTSVGRPAGGVAVQLSVRSGGEGEWAAHGASKTDADGRCKDLPDLPEGTTHVRLFFDVEPYFTDKQAEEQQDAPRVRDSGVFFPEVAIVFAVTPGEHYHVPLLLNPFGYSVYRGS
- the pucL gene encoding factor-independent urate hydroxylase, giving the protein MPTILGQNQYGKAENRVVKIVRDGDTHHIKDLNVSVALSGDMDEVHYSGSNANVLPTDTTKNTVYAFAKEHGIESAEQFGIHLARHFVESQEPIKQARIRVEEYTWERIETSDSKKTPFIGADEVKHSFVRKGQETRTAQITYDGETWQVFSGLKDLTVMNSTNSEFWGYVKDKYTTLKEAYDRILATEVTSVWRHNWTSDDQRMPNWERSYAQTKRHMLDAFVETYSLSLQQTLYQMGARVINSRGEIDEIRFSLPNKHHFLVDLEPFGLKNDNEVYFAADRPYGLIEATILRDGVEPQIPVDMTNL
- a CDS encoding 8-oxoguanine deaminase → MAGTAAQRIVIENCAIATVDANDTEYASGHVVIADNVIESVGAGAAPANLENVVRRIDGTGHLVTPGLVNTHHHFYQWITRGLAQNSNLFNWLVALYPTWSRIDEQMVYAAAQGSLAMMARGGVTTAMDHHYVFPRGAGDLLGAEIRAAAELGVRFTAARGSMDLGTSDGGLPPDFAVETTEGALLATEEAVDKHHDASFGSMLHIAVAPCSPFSVSTELLREGAKLARRRGVRLHTHGSETVEEEKFCHELFGMGPTDYFESTGWLGEDVWMAHCVHMNDSDIEAFARTSTGVAHCPSSNARLAAGIARVPDMLAAGVPVGLGVDGTASNESGELHTELRNALLINRLGAHKENALNARQALRLGTFGGAQVLGRASEIGSLEAGKLADLVLWKLDGIGHSSIADPVAALVFGAAAPVTLSLINGRPVVEDSRLTTVDEDAIARSTRDEAQRLARIAADAN
- a CDS encoding nucleobase:cation symporter-2 family protein, whose product is MITSGLQHVAAMYAGVVAVPLVIGAAANLSPADTTLLMGASLFTAGIATLLQTLGIWKIGARLPFVNGVSFVGVAAMIAIIAAEGGGTGLPVIFGAVIVAGLFGFLISPWFCKLVRFFPPVVTGSVITLIGISLLPVAFGWVSDGGGSGEGAPARNIALAGITLVVTLVLNRFTRGFVRSIAILLGLTAGTLAAIPFGMTDFARLGDAELFAFPAPFHFGAPVFSIAPVISMCIVMLVIMTESTADMIALGKVVDKPVDEKTLAAGLRADTLGSAIAPVFNGFAATAFSQNVGLVAISKVRSRFVVAVGGGILILLGLSPIAAALVAAVPLPVLGGVGIVLFGTIAVSGIQTLVQSDLSKTGNALIVAVTLGVGLAPEMAHGFYGQFPDSVTIILDSGVSTGCFLAVLLNLVFNHLGQRRDGGTRVPRQRTGKSTIVDPH